The following coding sequences are from one Kallotenue papyrolyticum window:
- a CDS encoding sulfite exporter TauE/SafE family protein, which produces MIQTTLLLAPLLGTLIGLALGMLGGGGSILTVPMLVYLLGQPPHTAIAASLVIVGLNALSGAWLHHRAGHVHLWQALLFGVYGMPAAYVGARLSAQISGAWLLVLFALLMLVIAGLMLRGGIQTTAARWSQDRWWRVLLGGLGVGFLTGFLGVGGGFLIVPALVLLLGMEMPDAVGSSLVVIALNCAAGLLGHLGDGNLPWLLMLLLVVTGLVGVRLGEQATRRLSASQLRRAFALVVVALAVTLLAINVPAVLAG; this is translated from the coding sequence ATGATCCAGACAACGTTGCTGCTCGCGCCGCTGCTCGGCACGTTGATCGGGTTGGCCCTGGGCATGCTCGGCGGCGGCGGCTCGATCCTGACCGTGCCGATGCTGGTCTATCTGCTTGGGCAACCACCCCATACGGCCATCGCTGCGTCGCTGGTGATTGTCGGTCTCAATGCGCTCAGCGGCGCCTGGCTCCACCATCGGGCCGGGCATGTGCACCTCTGGCAGGCACTGTTGTTCGGCGTCTATGGCATGCCCGCCGCCTATGTTGGGGCACGGCTATCGGCACAGATCAGTGGTGCGTGGCTGCTGGTGCTCTTCGCCCTGCTCATGCTGGTGATTGCTGGGCTGATGCTGCGTGGCGGTATCCAAACGACGGCCGCGCGCTGGTCGCAGGATCGCTGGTGGCGCGTGCTGCTGGGCGGCCTGGGCGTCGGGTTTTTGACCGGCTTTTTAGGCGTTGGCGGTGGCTTTCTGATCGTGCCCGCGCTGGTGCTGCTCCTAGGCATGGAGATGCCCGACGCCGTCGGCTCGTCGCTGGTGGTGATCGCCCTCAACTGCGCCGCCGGTCTGCTAGGCCACCTCGGTGATGGCAACCTGCCCTGGTTGTTGATGCTCCTGTTGGTGGTGACCGGACTGGTCGGTGTACGCCTTGGCGAGCAAGCGACGCGGCGGCTGTCAGCCAGCCAGTTGCGCCGGGCGTTCGCCTTGGTTGTTGTGGCCCTGGCCGTGACGCTGCTAGCGATCAACGTGCCGGCGGTCCTAGCAGGGTGA
- a CDS encoding rhodanese-like domain-containing protein, which translates to MSFFGQRKTIPEISPDEVQARRARGEPVLLLDVRGPAEFRESHIAGSRLLPLDQLPFRLEELPRDRPIIAICRSGNRSGVATTLLRRAGFDASNLRGGLLAWNKQGLPVERGER; encoded by the coding sequence ATGTCATTCTTTGGACAACGTAAAACGATACCGGAAATCAGCCCGGACGAGGTGCAGGCGCGGCGCGCGCGGGGCGAGCCCGTACTGCTGCTGGATGTGCGCGGGCCGGCCGAGTTCCGTGAAAGCCACATCGCCGGCAGCCGACTGCTCCCGCTGGATCAGCTACCGTTCCGGCTCGAGGAGCTGCCGCGCGATCGGCCGATCATCGCCATCTGCCGCTCTGGTAATCGTTCAGGCGTCGCGACGACCCTGCTGCGCCGGGCCGGCTTTGATGCCAGCAATCTGCGTGGTGGCCTGCTCGCCTGGAACAAGCAGGGCCTACCGGTGGAACGTGGTGAGCGATGA
- a CDS encoding MBL fold metallo-hydrolase, translating to MLLRLIYNDHLAQASYLLGCAATGEALVIDPTRDIEQYVALAEREGLRITHVTETHIHADFVSGARELAHRTGARLLLSDMGPAEWKYAFAADEDAILLRDGDSFMVGNIRVAALHTPGHTPEHLSFLVTDTAGADQPMGIFTGDFVFVGDVGRPDLLEKAAGISGTTEAGARALFRSLQRFKQLPDWLQVWPGHGAGSACGRALGAVPQSTVGYERRFNWALRIEDEDAFVQAVLEGQPEPPPYFKHMKRINKEGPALLESLPEPGERSPAQLREALADGWLVADLRPPQAFAAGHVPGTFNLPLNGSFLTWAGWLLPYDRPFGLLGDHEAVARAVRLLRLIGLDQAQGYWTPAVLDAWRPGLATLELLDAAELQRRLAHGQAQIVDVRNHDEYARGHITGSRHIPLGLLPQQLGDLPREQPIVVVCQSGARSAIGASLLQAAGYRRIASLVGGMNSWQAAELPMEQGTPATAAVGAP from the coding sequence ATGTTGTTACGCCTGATCTACAACGATCACCTCGCGCAGGCCAGTTATCTGCTTGGCTGTGCCGCAACGGGCGAGGCGCTGGTGATCGATCCTACCCGCGACATTGAGCAATACGTCGCCCTGGCGGAGCGCGAGGGACTGCGCATCACCCACGTCACGGAAACGCATATTCATGCCGATTTCGTGTCAGGGGCGCGCGAACTGGCGCACCGCACCGGCGCGCGACTGCTGCTCTCGGACATGGGGCCAGCTGAGTGGAAATATGCCTTCGCCGCGGATGAAGATGCGATCCTGCTGCGCGACGGCGACAGCTTCATGGTCGGCAATATTCGGGTGGCGGCGCTGCATACGCCAGGCCATACGCCCGAACACCTCTCGTTCCTGGTGACCGATACCGCCGGCGCCGATCAGCCGATGGGCATCTTCACCGGCGACTTCGTCTTCGTCGGCGATGTAGGTCGGCCCGATCTGCTGGAAAAGGCCGCCGGCATCAGCGGCACGACGGAGGCGGGGGCGCGGGCGCTGTTTCGTTCGTTGCAGCGCTTCAAGCAACTCCCCGACTGGCTCCAGGTCTGGCCGGGCCACGGCGCGGGCAGCGCTTGTGGCCGCGCGCTGGGCGCGGTGCCGCAGAGCACGGTCGGCTACGAGCGGCGCTTCAACTGGGCCCTGCGCATCGAGGACGAAGATGCGTTCGTGCAGGCAGTGCTGGAGGGCCAGCCCGAGCCGCCACCGTACTTCAAGCATATGAAACGGATCAACAAGGAAGGGCCAGCTCTGCTTGAGTCGCTTCCAGAACCCGGCGAGCGCTCACCGGCACAGCTCAGGGAGGCGCTGGCAGACGGCTGGTTGGTTGCGGATCTCCGTCCACCTCAGGCGTTTGCTGCCGGGCATGTGCCCGGTACGTTCAACCTACCGCTCAACGGCAGCTTCCTCACCTGGGCCGGCTGGTTGCTGCCCTACGACCGTCCGTTTGGGCTGCTGGGCGACCATGAGGCTGTTGCGCGCGCGGTGCGTCTGCTGCGCCTGATCGGCCTGGACCAGGCGCAGGGCTACTGGACGCCTGCCGTGCTGGATGCTTGGAGGCCCGGCCTGGCAACGCTCGAACTGCTCGACGCTGCTGAGCTCCAGCGGCGCCTCGCCCACGGCCAGGCGCAGATCGTAGACGTACGCAACCACGATGAGTATGCGCGCGGCCACATCACCGGCAGCCGGCACATCCCGCTCGGGCTGCTCCCGCAACAGCTGGGCGACCTGCCGCGCGAGCAGCCGATCGTGGTGGTATGCCAGTCGGGCGCACGCTCGGCGATCGGCGCCAGCCTGCTGCAAGCTGCCGGCTACCGGCGGATCGCCAGCCTGGTAGGCGGCATGAACAGCTGGCAGGCTGCCGAGCTGCCCATGGAGCAGGGCACGCCGGCCACCGCCGCGGTAGGCGCTCCGTAG
- a CDS encoding rhodanese-like domain-containing protein, whose amino-acid sequence MNNHMHLPAVVDVETAAELLATGQPATLMIDVRTPAEFESLHIPGSYNVPLDLLAEHCDELRHLHDRPVILVCRSGQRARQAEELLRAANLPQVHILEGGISAWEQAGKPMRRGRQRWSLERQVRGVAGALVLLGTLGGLLVWRPLTLVALAIGAGLTYSAVTDTCGLAMLLSKLPYNRGATCNVRDVVRQLTDASATIN is encoded by the coding sequence ATGAACAATCACATGCATCTACCTGCAGTTGTCGATGTTGAGACGGCAGCGGAGCTGCTGGCCACCGGCCAGCCGGCCACGCTGATGATCGACGTGCGTACACCAGCCGAGTTCGAGTCGCTGCATATTCCGGGCAGCTATAACGTTCCTCTTGATCTGCTGGCAGAGCACTGTGATGAGCTACGCCACCTGCACGATCGTCCGGTGATCCTGGTCTGCCGCAGCGGCCAACGGGCGCGCCAGGCCGAAGAGCTCCTGCGCGCCGCGAACCTGCCGCAGGTGCATATCCTGGAGGGCGGCATCAGCGCCTGGGAACAGGCCGGCAAGCCGATGCGCCGCGGCCGACAGCGCTGGAGTCTGGAACGGCAGGTGCGCGGGGTTGCCGGCGCGCTGGTGCTGCTGGGAACGCTCGGCGGCCTGCTGGTGTGGAGGCCGCTCACGCTGGTGGCCCTGGCGATCGGCGCAGGGTTGACCTATTCAGCCGTGACAGATACGTGCGGCCTGGCGATGCTCTTGAGCAAGCTACCCTATAACCGGGGAGCTACCTGCAATGTGCGCGATGTTGTGCGGCAGCTGACGGACGCTTCCGCCACAATCAACTAA
- a CDS encoding RNA polymerase sigma factor: MQKPWEIDLTIYADEAELLAGLRRRDRMACTCLLKRYAPALYRLALRLTSEPDEAEDVLQEAFIRACDSIATFEGRSGLGTWLHRIVLTTALMRLRRQQPHVPLDDEGQALPLRALPEVHEPAHTLLSEELRNQIEAALLSLPTALRAAFVLRDLEGLSTREAADALGISEAALKVRLHRARLALRQALTSYLEATQPEEPHL; the protein is encoded by the coding sequence ATGCAAAAGCCTTGGGAGATCGATCTGACGATCTATGCCGATGAAGCGGAACTGCTGGCCGGCTTGCGGCGCCGCGATCGCATGGCCTGCACCTGTCTGTTGAAGCGCTACGCGCCGGCTCTGTACCGGCTGGCATTGCGCCTCACCAGCGAGCCCGATGAAGCCGAGGATGTGCTACAAGAGGCCTTTATTCGCGCCTGTGACAGTATTGCGACCTTCGAAGGGCGTAGCGGCCTGGGCACCTGGTTGCACCGTATCGTGCTCACGACCGCGCTGATGCGGCTGCGTCGCCAGCAGCCGCATGTCCCCTTGGATGACGAGGGCCAGGCGCTACCATTGCGTGCGCTGCCCGAGGTCCACGAGCCGGCGCACACCCTATTGTCGGAGGAGCTGCGCAACCAGATCGAAGCGGCGCTGCTGTCCTTGCCGACCGCCCTACGCGCGGCATTTGTGTTGCGCGATCTGGAAGGACTGAGCACGCGCGAAGCGGCTGACGCATTGGGGATCAGCGAAGCAGCGCTCAAGGTGCGTCTCCATCGCGCGCGTCTGGCGTTGCGTCAGGCGCTCACGTCCTACCTTGAAGCTACCCAGCCTGAGGAGCCCCATCTATGA
- a CDS encoding SDR family NAD(P)-dependent oxidoreductase, whose product MRLQNKVVVVTGGGSGIGRELVRQLLARGARVAAVDLNPSALEETAALAGAPPERLSTHRVDVGDQAAVAALPAQVLAQHGVVDGVINNAGIIQPFVTLVQLDDAAIERVMRVNFWGTLYMTRAFLPHLLTRPEAHLVNISSMGGFLPVPGQTIYGASKAAVKLLTEGLYAELLETPVRVSVVFPGAVGTDIAAHSGVTIAGQSERRQRAKVLPPARAAQIILDGVERNRFRILVGPDARLMDRLYRLSPERAVRLIQRRMRDLLSS is encoded by the coding sequence ATGCGTCTTCAGAACAAAGTCGTCGTCGTGACGGGAGGCGGAAGCGGCATCGGCCGCGAGCTGGTGCGGCAGTTGCTGGCGCGCGGCGCGCGGGTCGCGGCGGTGGACCTCAATCCCAGCGCGCTGGAAGAGACGGCGGCGCTGGCCGGGGCGCCGCCTGAGCGGCTGTCCACACACCGCGTCGATGTTGGTGATCAAGCGGCGGTCGCGGCGCTGCCCGCGCAGGTGCTGGCGCAGCACGGCGTGGTGGATGGTGTGATCAACAACGCCGGTATTATTCAGCCCTTTGTCACGCTCGTACAGTTGGATGATGCGGCGATCGAACGCGTGATGCGCGTCAACTTCTGGGGCACGCTGTACATGACCAGGGCCTTTCTGCCGCACCTCCTGACGCGCCCGGAAGCGCACCTCGTCAATATCTCGAGCATGGGCGGGTTTCTGCCGGTGCCGGGTCAGACGATCTATGGTGCATCCAAGGCGGCAGTGAAGCTGCTCACCGAAGGCCTCTACGCTGAGCTGTTGGAGACGCCGGTGCGCGTTTCGGTCGTCTTTCCGGGCGCGGTCGGTACCGACATCGCGGCCCATTCGGGCGTCACGATCGCGGGCCAGTCCGAGCGTCGGCAGAGGGCTAAGGTCCTGCCGCCGGCGCGCGCGGCTCAGATCATCCTCGATGGCGTCGAGCGTAACCGCTTCCGTATCCTGGTAGGCCCGGATGCTCGCTTGATGGATCGCCTCTATCGCCTCAGTCCAGAACGTGCCGTGCGCCTGATCCAGCGGCGCATGCGCGACCTGCTGTCGTCGTGA
- a CDS encoding LacI family DNA-binding transcriptional regulator yields the protein MARRVTLEDIARESAVSLATVSLVLRNKPGINEETRRRVLLAAQRLGYRRTNGEGVPPLRLQRVGVLIKTRAGDPPQTNPFYAQVLAGIESACRRLQINLLLATVPVDEDNHPEEVPRMLLEDELDGLLLVGAFVDATISRLLARPGRPVVLVDAYASDAGYDSVISDNFRGAYDAVSYLIGRGHRHIGLIGSLPHTYPSLEERRRGYLQALQDHAITTPYFGDCHVYEHEAAQAALDLLQRNPQITALFCCNDLMAIAALRALRQVGLRLPEDLSIVGFDDIDTAAHVSPALTTMRVDKASMGRLAVQLLLNRADYPDASCVTTVLRPTLIERASVAQPAARLDPPSLSAPGRGR from the coding sequence ATGGCCCGACGGGTCACACTCGAAGACATTGCGCGTGAGAGTGCCGTCTCGCTGGCGACGGTCTCGTTGGTGCTGCGCAACAAGCCCGGCATCAACGAAGAGACGCGGCGGCGGGTGTTGTTGGCGGCGCAGCGCCTGGGCTATCGCCGGACCAACGGCGAGGGTGTGCCCCCGCTGCGCTTGCAGCGCGTCGGCGTGCTGATCAAAACGCGCGCCGGGGATCCGCCCCAAACCAACCCCTTCTATGCGCAGGTGCTGGCCGGCATCGAGTCGGCCTGCCGGCGCCTGCAGATCAACCTGCTGCTGGCGACGGTGCCGGTTGATGAAGACAACCATCCCGAAGAAGTGCCGCGCATGCTGCTCGAAGATGAACTGGACGGCTTGTTGTTGGTCGGCGCGTTTGTGGACGCCACCATCAGCCGGCTGCTGGCGCGGCCGGGACGGCCCGTGGTGCTGGTGGATGCGTATGCCAGCGATGCAGGCTACGACTCGGTCATCTCCGACAACTTCCGCGGCGCCTACGACGCGGTCAGTTACCTGATTGGGCGCGGTCATCGCCATATCGGGCTCATCGGCAGCCTGCCGCATACCTATCCCAGTCTGGAGGAGCGACGGCGTGGCTATCTGCAGGCGTTGCAGGATCATGCCATTACCACGCCCTACTTCGGCGATTGCCACGTGTACGAGCACGAAGCCGCCCAGGCGGCGCTCGACCTGTTGCAACGCAATCCCCAGATCACGGCGCTGTTCTGCTGCAATGACCTGATGGCGATCGCCGCGCTGCGCGCCCTCCGGCAGGTAGGCCTGCGCCTGCCCGAAGACCTCTCGATCGTTGGCTTTGATGATATCGATACCGCCGCGCATGTATCGCCCGCGTTGACGACCATGCGCGTTGACAAGGCCAGCATGGGACGGCTGGCGGTGCAACTGCTGCTCAATCGCGCCGACTATCCCGATGCGAGCTGTGTGACGACGGTGTTGCGTCCAACCCTGATCGAACGTGCCTCGGTAGCCCAGCCTGCCGCACGTTTGGATCCGCCGTCGTTGTCCGCTCCGGGGCGTGGGCGATGA